One genomic region from Oikeobacillus pervagus encodes:
- the narI gene encoding respiratory nitrate reductase subunit gamma — MMDQFLWVILPYLALTIFVGGHIYRYQHDQFGWTSKSSEILEKKKLRLGSTLFHWGIIFVFGGHVMGILIPISVYEMMGISKHFYHNISLIFGLPAGIVAFIGLLILYQRRLTVKRVRSTSSKGDFVALFFLLIVMGSGLFATVFNIDSHGFDYRTTIGPWFRGLFIFQPDASLMETVPVWFKIHILAAFGIFATWPFTRLVHVFSLPLKYLSRSYVVYRKRGKTIRS, encoded by the coding sequence ATGATGGATCAATTTTTATGGGTTATCCTTCCTTATCTAGCTTTAACGATTTTTGTTGGTGGTCATATTTATCGTTATCAGCACGATCAATTTGGCTGGACTTCGAAATCAAGCGAAATTTTAGAAAAGAAAAAACTTCGACTTGGCAGCACTCTATTTCATTGGGGCATCATTTTTGTATTTGGTGGACATGTGATGGGCATTCTGATTCCAATATCTGTCTACGAAATGATGGGGATTTCAAAGCATTTTTACCATAATATATCGCTTATTTTCGGATTACCAGCTGGAATTGTTGCTTTTATCGGCTTACTCATCCTATATCAACGGAGATTGACTGTAAAAAGAGTCCGTTCAACTAGTTCAAAAGGAGACTTCGTTGCCCTCTTCTTTTTACTCATCGTGATGGGTTCAGGATTATTTGCTACAGTGTTTAATATTGATTCACATGGATTTGATTACCGTACAACGATCGGTCCTTGGTTTAGAGGTTTATTCATTTTCCAACCTGATGCAAGTTTAATGGAAACTGTTCCTGTTTGGTTCAAAATTCATATATTAGCTGCCTTTGGAATTTTTGCAACATGGCCATTCACACGCCTAGTTCATGTTTTCAGCTTGCCATTAAAATATTTATCTAGAAGCTATGTGGTTTACAGAAAACGTGGAAAAACAATTCGTTCGTAA
- the narJ gene encoding nitrate reductase molybdenum cofactor assembly chaperone — protein sequence MDSNELQTVFRCTSFLLSYPNQQWREGLGDCEKELQAITQPQLHQPIANFLLTAKKSDPEKFIQEYIYLFDFGKKTNMYLTYGNNGEQRERGMELLALKTIYQAAGFKVTDQELPDYLPLLLEFASIANLSSVRTVLGKYQSQMIELKNKLIESESIYHHLLEASILASSQIEEEFSAEGSTL from the coding sequence ATGGATTCGAACGAGCTTCAAACTGTGTTTCGTTGTACCTCTTTCCTTCTCTCCTACCCGAATCAACAATGGAGAGAAGGATTAGGAGATTGTGAGAAGGAATTACAAGCAATTACACAGCCACAACTCCATCAGCCAATCGCAAATTTTTTACTTACGGCCAAAAAAAGCGATCCAGAAAAGTTTATTCAAGAATATATCTATTTATTCGATTTTGGGAAAAAAACCAATATGTATTTAACCTATGGAAATAATGGAGAACAACGAGAACGAGGGATGGAACTTCTCGCATTAAAAACAATTTATCAAGCGGCTGGATTTAAAGTAACCGATCAAGAATTGCCTGATTATTTGCCCTTACTGTTAGAATTTGCATCGATTGCAAATCTCTCTTCTGTTCGAACCGTTCTTGGAAAATATCAATCGCAAATGATCGAGTTAAAAAATAAATTAATAGAAAGTGAAAGTATCTATCACCATTTACTTGAAGCCAGTATATTAGCCAGTTCACAGATCGAAGAGGAATTCTCCGCCGAAGGGAGTACATTATGA
- the narH gene encoding nitrate reductase subunit beta: MKIKAQVGMVMNLDKCIGCHTCSVTCKNTWTNRPGAEYMYFNNVETKPGIGYPKRWEDQEKYQGGWELRRGKLELKSGSKTNRLISLFYNPYQPTIDDYYEPWNYDYETLTNSPAKKHQPVARPKSALTDEYMEILWGPNWEDDLAGAHVTAHRDPNVEKMEESIRTEFEDVFMMYLPRICEHCLNPSCVSSCPSGAMYKRDEDGIVLVDQNACRAWRFCVSSCPYKKVYFNWKTNKAEKCTLCFPRIEAGMPTICSETCVGRIRYIGVMLYDADRVQEAASVEDEKQLYHEQLKVFLDPHDPEVIAAARAEGIPEDWIIAAQKSPIYKMIIDWKIALPLHPEYRTMPMVWYIPPLSPIMNTIEGVGSNVSAEDIFPAIDNMRIPIEYLANLLTAGDEHHIRSTLKKMAVMRSHMRSVQTNKPINENLLKEVNLTSEQIEQMYRLLAIAKYQDRFVIPPSHKEEVADLYMEQGACGLDFAGGPGSCGTL, encoded by the coding sequence TTGAAGATTAAAGCACAAGTCGGAATGGTAATGAATTTAGATAAATGTATCGGTTGTCATACGTGTAGTGTTACATGTAAAAACACATGGACGAATCGCCCTGGTGCAGAATATATGTACTTTAATAATGTTGAAACAAAACCAGGGATTGGTTATCCGAAACGTTGGGAAGATCAAGAAAAATACCAAGGTGGATGGGAACTCCGTCGCGGGAAACTTGAGTTGAAATCAGGTTCAAAAACAAATCGACTCATTAGTTTATTCTATAATCCTTATCAACCAACCATTGATGATTATTATGAACCATGGAACTATGATTATGAAACTTTAACAAATAGTCCAGCAAAAAAACATCAACCAGTAGCACGCCCTAAATCAGCTCTTACGGATGAATATATGGAAATCCTTTGGGGACCAAACTGGGAAGATGACTTGGCCGGAGCACATGTTACCGCTCATCGCGATCCAAATGTTGAAAAAATGGAAGAATCCATTCGGACTGAATTTGAAGATGTCTTTATGATGTATCTCCCACGAATTTGTGAACATTGTTTAAATCCTTCATGTGTGTCTTCATGTCCAAGTGGAGCGATGTATAAACGCGATGAGGATGGTATCGTCCTTGTCGATCAAAACGCCTGCCGTGCCTGGAGATTTTGTGTTTCTTCTTGCCCGTATAAAAAAGTATATTTTAACTGGAAAACGAATAAAGCGGAAAAATGTACATTATGTTTTCCAAGAATCGAAGCAGGTATGCCAACGATTTGCTCAGAAACATGTGTCGGCCGGATTCGCTATATCGGTGTCATGCTATATGATGCGGATCGGGTACAAGAAGCAGCTTCTGTAGAAGATGAAAAGCAATTATATCATGAGCAGCTCAAAGTATTTCTCGATCCTCATGATCCAGAAGTCATCGCAGCCGCTCGAGCAGAAGGTATTCCAGAAGATTGGATCATCGCAGCTCAAAAATCACCGATTTATAAAATGATTATTGATTGGAAAATTGCTCTTCCCCTTCATCCAGAATATCGGACAATGCCAATGGTTTGGTATATTCCACCTCTTAGCCCGATTATGAATACAATTGAAGGAGTTGGAAGCAATGTTTCCGCAGAAGATATATTCCCGGCTATAGACAATATGAGAATACCAATTGAGTATCTTGCTAATCTCTTAACAGCTGGTGATGAACACCATATTCGCTCAACCTTGAAAAAAATGGCCGTTATGAGAAGTCATATGCGTTCTGTCCAAACAAATAAACCAATAAACGAGAATCTATTAAAAGAAGTCAACTTAACAAGCGAACAAATCGAACAAATGTATCGTCTTTTGGCAATTGCAAAATATCAAGATCGTTTCGTGATCCCCCCTTCTCATAAAGAAGAAGTAGCCGATCTTTATATGGAACAAGGAGCTTGTGGCCTAGACTTCGCAGGAGGACCCGGAAGCTGCGGAACATTGTAA
- a CDS encoding nitrate reductase subunit alpha, which produces MKQKKSPLAKRLRYFAPTERFNQNHSEIHEGNREWENAYRRRWQYDKVVRSTHGVNCTGSCSWNIYVKDGIVTWEGQQLDYPSTGPDMPDFEPRGCPRGASFSWYIYSPLRVKYPYIRGVLLNMWREALTKHTNPLEAWKSIVEDPDKAKQYKQARGKGGFVRSTWEESAKLVAASLLYTVMKYGPDRNVGFSPIPAMSMLSFAGGSRFMSLMGGPMLSFYDWYADLPPASPQVWGDQTDVPESSDWYNSGYIITWGSNVPLTRTPDAHFLAEARYRGAKVVSMSPDYAESTKFADDWLSVKQGTDGAVAMAMGHVILKEFYLDQQVNYFTNYAKKYTDFPFLVTLKKSGDQFTADRFLNAGDIGRVSENSDWKPVVWNEQSNQFAVPNGTMGSRWEKKGKWNLKLQDEETNETIDPCLTLLGKEEAIGKVLIPYFSDEGNHTLERAVPMKKIIKNDGEEIYYTSVFDLVLANYGVDRGIGGEVATSYDDDIPFTPGWQEKITGVKKDLVTKIAREFAQNAIDTNGRSMIIVGAGINHWFNSDTIYRAVLNLILFVGAQGVNGGGWAHYVGQEKLRPVEGWQTIAMAKDWGSPPKLQNGTSFFYFATDQWRYEDTPVGTLASPVLGESRYQHHGDYNVLAARLGWLPSYPTFEKNGIHLYEEAVQKGYSTPEEIGQFVAKQLKEKQLRFSIEDPDNENNFPRNLIVWRANLISSSGKGHEYFLKHLLGTTHGLLNEDQDSIRPEEITWRDKAPEGKLDLLINLDFRMAGTALYSDVIFPASTWYEKEDLSSTDMHPFVHPFNAAISSPWEARSDWSIFKTLAKAVSELANEVGLEPMKEVVANPLLHDTPQEMAQPLGKIKDWSKGECEPIPGKTMPQINVVERDYRTIYEKINALGTNVGKQPIGTKGISWSAKDEYEKLKGILGTHHGGLSKGCPDISDARKASEAVLTLSSTTNGRMAVKAWESLEKVTNLQLKDLAQEREEECFTFDQITAQPKTVITSPAFSGSEKGGRRYSPFTTNIERLIPFRTITGRQSFYLDHEMMTEFGENMATFKPILQHKPFHSNRPDIEGKEITLNYLTPHNKWSIHSMYFDSQPMLTLFRGGPTVWMNKDDALEANIQDNDWIECFNRNGVVVARAVVSHRIPRGMAFMHHAQDRHINVPGSKLTHNRGGTHNSPTRIHVKPTHMIGGYAQLSYGWNYYGPTGNQRDLNVVIRKLKEVDWLED; this is translated from the coding sequence ATGAAACAAAAAAAATCACCTTTAGCAAAAAGATTGCGATATTTTGCTCCAACTGAGCGCTTTAATCAAAATCATAGTGAAATACATGAAGGAAATAGAGAATGGGAAAATGCCTACCGCCGTCGTTGGCAATATGATAAAGTAGTCCGCTCGACCCATGGTGTGAACTGTACAGGATCTTGTTCTTGGAATATATATGTCAAGGACGGAATTGTCACGTGGGAAGGACAACAATTGGATTATCCATCTACCGGTCCGGATATGCCCGATTTTGAACCACGCGGTTGTCCTAGGGGAGCAAGTTTCTCTTGGTATATTTATAGCCCTCTTCGCGTGAAATATCCGTACATTCGTGGCGTGCTTTTAAATATGTGGCGAGAAGCATTAACCAAACATACGAACCCCTTAGAGGCATGGAAAAGTATTGTAGAAGATCCAGATAAAGCAAAGCAATATAAACAAGCTCGAGGAAAAGGTGGATTTGTTCGTTCTACTTGGGAAGAATCCGCTAAATTAGTAGCAGCTTCTCTCCTATATACGGTCATGAAATATGGTCCTGACCGAAATGTCGGATTTTCACCTATTCCTGCTATGTCCATGTTAAGTTTTGCTGGGGGATCTCGTTTTATGTCGCTTATGGGAGGTCCAATGTTAAGTTTCTATGATTGGTATGCTGACCTTCCTCCTGCTTCTCCGCAAGTTTGGGGGGATCAAACAGATGTTCCCGAAAGCTCTGATTGGTATAACTCTGGATACATTATTACATGGGGTTCAAATGTCCCATTAACACGTACCCCAGATGCCCACTTTTTAGCTGAAGCTCGTTACCGCGGAGCAAAAGTCGTATCCATGAGCCCTGATTACGCTGAATCAACAAAATTTGCGGACGATTGGCTAAGTGTGAAACAGGGAACGGACGGCGCTGTCGCAATGGCGATGGGACATGTTATTTTAAAAGAGTTTTATCTTGATCAACAAGTTAATTATTTTACAAACTACGCAAAAAAATATACAGATTTCCCATTTCTAGTCACCCTAAAAAAATCGGGAGATCAATTTACCGCTGACCGATTCTTAAATGCTGGTGACATCGGAAGAGTCTCGGAAAATAGTGACTGGAAACCTGTTGTTTGGAATGAGCAATCTAACCAATTTGCTGTACCGAATGGCACGATGGGCTCTCGTTGGGAAAAGAAAGGAAAATGGAATTTAAAACTCCAAGATGAGGAGACGAATGAAACCATTGACCCATGTCTTACTTTACTAGGGAAAGAAGAAGCAATCGGAAAAGTGCTCATTCCTTACTTCTCAGATGAAGGCAATCATACATTAGAACGTGCCGTACCAATGAAAAAAATCATCAAAAATGATGGGGAAGAAATCTACTATACGAGTGTTTTTGATCTAGTCCTAGCAAATTATGGAGTGGATCGTGGAATCGGTGGTGAAGTAGCCACTTCATATGATGATGATATTCCATTCACACCAGGATGGCAGGAGAAAATAACTGGAGTGAAAAAAGATTTAGTGACAAAAATTGCTCGTGAATTCGCACAAAATGCGATTGATACCAATGGTCGTTCCATGATCATCGTTGGCGCTGGAATTAACCACTGGTTCAATTCAGATACCATTTACCGTGCTGTCCTCAATTTAATTTTATTTGTTGGAGCACAAGGAGTAAATGGTGGCGGATGGGCTCATTATGTTGGTCAGGAAAAATTAAGACCGGTTGAAGGTTGGCAAACCATTGCGATGGCCAAAGACTGGGGAAGCCCACCAAAATTGCAAAATGGAACTTCCTTTTTCTACTTTGCCACCGATCAATGGCGCTATGAAGATACACCAGTCGGAACACTTGCGTCCCCAGTATTAGGGGAATCTCGCTACCAGCATCATGGAGATTACAATGTTTTAGCTGCAAGACTTGGTTGGCTCCCTTCTTACCCCACATTTGAGAAAAACGGGATTCATTTATATGAAGAAGCGGTCCAAAAAGGGTATTCGACACCGGAAGAAATCGGTCAATTTGTCGCAAAACAATTAAAAGAAAAGCAATTGCGTTTTTCGATTGAAGATCCAGATAATGAGAATAATTTCCCTCGCAACTTAATTGTATGGCGAGCAAATTTAATTTCTAGTTCTGGAAAAGGTCATGAATATTTCTTAAAACATTTACTTGGTACAACTCATGGCTTATTAAATGAGGATCAAGATAGTATCCGTCCTGAAGAGATTACTTGGCGTGATAAAGCCCCAGAAGGAAAATTAGACTTACTTATTAACTTGGATTTCCGCATGGCGGGAACTGCACTTTATTCGGATGTTATTTTCCCAGCATCCACTTGGTATGAAAAAGAAGACTTATCTAGTACAGATATGCACCCTTTCGTTCATCCTTTTAATGCAGCAATTTCGTCACCTTGGGAAGCCCGATCAGATTGGAGCATTTTCAAAACTCTAGCAAAAGCGGTAAGTGAACTGGCCAATGAAGTGGGACTTGAGCCAATGAAAGAAGTTGTCGCCAATCCTCTTCTTCATGATACACCTCAGGAAATGGCACAACCGCTAGGAAAAATTAAAGATTGGTCAAAAGGAGAATGTGAACCGATTCCTGGAAAAACGATGCCACAAATCAATGTAGTAGAAAGAGATTACCGAACCATTTATGAAAAGATAAATGCCCTCGGTACCAACGTTGGAAAACAACCGATTGGAACAAAAGGAATTTCATGGTCTGCTAAGGATGAATATGAAAAATTGAAAGGCATACTCGGAACACACCATGGGGGACTTTCGAAAGGCTGCCCAGATATTAGTGATGCAAGAAAAGCTTCAGAGGCTGTTTTAACTCTTTCCTCTACCACGAACGGAAGAATGGCTGTGAAGGCTTGGGAATCCCTTGAAAAAGTGACGAATTTACAATTAAAGGATTTAGCACAAGAACGGGAGGAAGAGTGCTTTACATTTGATCAAATTACAGCACAACCGAAAACAGTCATCACCTCCCCTGCTTTCAGTGGTTCTGAAAAAGGTGGAAGAAGATATTCACCATTTACAACCAATATTGAAAGACTGATTCCATTCCGTACTATTACGGGTAGACAGAGTTTCTATCTCGATCATGAAATGATGACGGAGTTTGGAGAAAATATGGCGACATTTAAGCCGATTTTACAACATAAACCGTTTCATTCGAATCGACCAGATATTGAAGGAAAAGAAATTACATTAAATTATTTAACTCCACATAATAAGTGGTCCATACACAGTATGTACTTTGATTCACAGCCAATGTTAACCCTTTTCCGAGGTGGACCGACTGTCTGGATGAATAAAGATGATGCTCTTGAAGCCAATATTCAAGATAATGATTGGATCGAATGTTTCAACCGAAATGGTGTTGTCGTAGCACGTGCAGTCGTTTCCCATCGTATTCCTAGAGGAATGGCCTTTATGCATCATGCTCAAGACCGACACATTAACGTACCTGGATCAAAACTGACCCATAATCGTGGAGGTACACATAATAGTCCAACACGCATTCATGTGAAGCCTACTCATATGATTGGTGGATATGCCCAATTAAGCTATGGCTGGAACTACTATGGGCCTACAGGAAACCAACGTGATTTAAATGTGGTCATTCGCAAGCTTAAGGAGGTTGATTGGCTTGAAGATTAA
- a CDS encoding long-chain-fatty-acid--CoA ligase, with protein sequence MNVPLVLTQFLDRAVTYYGDKTGVICDDRSFTYHQLNERVNQLSHGLKGLGVQKGDKVAYLAPNTLEMLEGFYGIFQLGAIMVPLNIRLKPDDYLFILNHSESKILFVDGDLYDLIVPIKDQLETVKTIIVHYKNEDTNEIDYDVWLNEQPKTAFDRALLDENDVCSLLYTSGTTGNPKGVMLTHRNNYIHALSTMHHLRVTDQDKYLHILPMFHVNGWGSPFYYTANGATHVCLRKPSPQAIFEHILKHRVSVMHMAPTVLNSLIQYHEENVPQIEQDVRVVIAGSAPPPSFVAKVEQELGWEFIQVYGMTESSPLSLFSRVRSHFEDLPIKEQYRMKAKAGYAMIGTQVKVVNDLGEEVEKDGKQIGEVIVRGNGVMLGYWKNQEATMEAIQNGWLHTGDMGTVDEYGNVDIVDRKKDVIISGGENISSIEVEGVLYEHPAVLEAAVIAVPHEKWGETPHAYVVLRKDKTVTEKELIDFSRAKLAHFKAVTGVTFVEELPKTASGKIQKLHLRNDYWESIGKTGKFVN encoded by the coding sequence GTGAATGTACCTTTAGTTTTGACTCAATTTTTAGATCGAGCCGTTACCTATTATGGTGATAAAACTGGGGTGATCTGTGATGACCGTTCTTTTACATATCATCAACTGAACGAACGAGTTAATCAGCTTTCACACGGATTAAAAGGTTTGGGGGTACAAAAAGGGGACAAGGTAGCTTATTTAGCGCCGAATACACTTGAAATGTTAGAGGGATTTTACGGAATCTTCCAATTAGGGGCTATCATGGTTCCGTTAAATATTCGTTTAAAACCAGACGATTATTTATTCATCTTAAATCATAGTGAATCTAAAATATTATTCGTGGACGGGGATTTATACGATTTGATTGTACCAATTAAAGATCAATTGGAGACGGTGAAAACAATTATTGTTCATTATAAAAATGAGGATACAAATGAAATCGATTATGATGTTTGGTTAAATGAACAACCGAAGACGGCTTTTGATCGAGCTCTATTAGATGAAAATGATGTTTGTAGTTTACTGTATACTAGTGGTACGACTGGAAACCCAAAAGGAGTTATGCTGACCCATCGGAATAATTATATCCATGCATTATCAACTATGCATCATTTGCGAGTGACTGATCAGGACAAATATTTACATATTTTGCCGATGTTTCATGTAAATGGTTGGGGTTCCCCATTCTACTATACCGCAAATGGCGCCACACATGTTTGTTTACGTAAGCCTAGTCCACAGGCTATTTTTGAACATATTCTAAAACATCGTGTTTCAGTCATGCATATGGCACCGACTGTATTAAATAGCCTTATTCAATATCATGAGGAAAATGTTCCACAAATAGAACAGGATGTAAGAGTTGTAATAGCAGGATCTGCTCCACCTCCATCTTTTGTGGCAAAAGTGGAACAAGAACTTGGTTGGGAATTTATTCAAGTATATGGAATGACTGAATCATCTCCATTAAGTCTATTTTCACGTGTTCGTAGCCATTTTGAAGATTTACCAATTAAAGAACAATATCGTATGAAAGCAAAGGCTGGGTATGCGATGATAGGGACGCAAGTGAAGGTGGTTAACGATCTCGGAGAAGAAGTGGAAAAAGACGGAAAACAAATCGGCGAAGTCATTGTACGTGGAAACGGTGTCATGTTAGGATATTGGAAAAATCAAGAAGCTACAATGGAAGCGATTCAAAATGGCTGGCTTCATACAGGTGATATGGGAACAGTTGATGAGTATGGAAATGTGGATATTGTCGATCGTAAAAAAGATGTCATCATAAGTGGCGGTGAAAATATTTCCTCCATCGAAGTAGAAGGGGTACTATATGAGCATCCAGCGGTTTTAGAAGCGGCGGTTATTGCGGTTCCTCATGAAAAATGGGGGGAGACACCACATGCTTACGTTGTATTAAGAAAGGATAAAACCGTAACAGAGAAGGAATTAATTGATTTCTCCCGTGCTAAACTAGCCCATTTTAAAGCGGTTACAGGTGTCACATTTGTTGAGGAGTTACCAAAAACAGCTTCAGGAAAAATTCAAAAGCTTCACTTAAGAAATGACTATTGGGAGTCAATTGGAAAGACAGGAAAATTTGTAAACTAA
- a CDS encoding TIGR04053 family radical SAM/SPASM domain-containing protein, with protein MIPRDYHQDPFIVIWELTRACQLKCIHCRAEAQYRRDPRELTFEEGKVLIDQIADMDSPLLVFTGGDPLMRPDVFDLARYAVEKNIRVSMTPSATPNVTKEAIQQGKEAGLSRWAFSLDGPTAEIHDHFRGTSGSFDLTLERIHWLHELDMPVQINTVISKYNIDALDQMAKLVEELGCELWSVFFLVPTGRGKENDMVSPVEHEKVMRWLYEVSKKVPFDIKTTAAQHYRRVVIQQKMRESKNMEQQIHYEMALQEGKTGRIDGLGRAPKGVNDGNGFVFISHIGDVFPSGLLPIKGGNVRDESLASIYRDSPIFKELRNPDSYKGKCGVCEFRNVCGGSRSRAYALTGDYLESEPACVYIPKAMRKEKKKA; from the coding sequence GTGATTCCGCGTGATTATCATCAAGATCCTTTCATCGTAATCTGGGAATTAACGAGAGCATGTCAATTGAAATGTATTCATTGTCGAGCAGAAGCGCAGTATAGAAGGGACCCGCGTGAGCTTACTTTCGAAGAAGGAAAAGTATTAATTGATCAAATAGCCGATATGGATTCTCCCCTCCTCGTTTTTACTGGTGGGGATCCCCTTATGAGACCAGATGTGTTCGATTTGGCCCGTTATGCTGTAGAAAAAAATATTCGAGTTTCAATGACACCGAGTGCAACTCCAAATGTAACGAAAGAAGCAATCCAACAAGGAAAGGAAGCAGGGTTATCACGTTGGGCATTTAGTCTAGATGGTCCTACGGCTGAAATTCATGATCATTTCAGGGGAACGAGTGGATCATTTGATTTGACCCTCGAAAGGATTCATTGGCTTCATGAACTAGATATGCCTGTCCAAATTAATACCGTTATTTCAAAATATAATATTGATGCGCTTGATCAAATGGCCAAATTAGTAGAGGAACTTGGATGTGAATTATGGAGTGTGTTCTTTTTAGTCCCAACTGGTCGTGGGAAAGAAAATGATATGGTTTCTCCAGTAGAACATGAAAAAGTAATGCGTTGGCTTTATGAAGTAAGCAAAAAGGTACCTTTTGATATTAAAACGACAGCTGCTCAACATTATCGAAGAGTTGTGATTCAGCAAAAAATGCGTGAATCCAAAAATATGGAACAACAAATCCATTATGAAATGGCACTTCAGGAAGGAAAAACAGGAAGAATTGATGGTCTAGGTCGGGCACCAAAAGGTGTAAATGATGGAAATGGTTTTGTATTTATTTCCCATATAGGCGATGTCTTTCCTAGTGGACTACTACCTATTAAAGGAGGGAATGTCCGGGACGAAAGCTTGGCTTCCATTTACCGCGATTCACCGATCTTTAAAGAACTACGAAATCCAGACAGCTATAAAGGAAAATGTGGTGTATGTGAATTCCGAAATGTGTGTGGGGGTTCACGTTCTCGTGCCTATGCTTTAACTGGTGATTATTTAGAAAGTGAACCAGCATGTGTCTATATACCAAAAGCAATGCGAAAAGAAAAAAAGAAAGCATAA
- a CDS encoding Crp/Fnr family transcriptional regulator: MTSQPLKSTHSVEIKELIRFSERRIKIKKGDYLFQEGMTAEGLYIILSGKVQISKITPDGRELSLRICGENEICGELTLFTYSPQYLLTAKVIEDGEAAVILKDQLEKELFKDSTLALEFMKWMSDHFRKTQTKFRDLVLHGKKGALFSTLIRMTNSYGVETKKGILIDLPLTNQELGNFCGTSRESVNRILNELKHDGIISMKKGKITIHDLQFLKDEIGCENCPAIYCSIE, from the coding sequence ATGACCTCACAACCATTAAAATCAACTCATTCAGTCGAAATTAAAGAACTTATTCGATTTTCTGAAAGAAGGATCAAAATAAAAAAAGGGGATTATTTATTCCAAGAAGGGATGACGGCGGAAGGACTTTATATTATTTTATCTGGAAAGGTTCAAATTAGTAAAATCACTCCAGATGGTCGTGAACTCTCCCTTCGTATATGTGGAGAAAATGAAATTTGTGGAGAACTAACTCTTTTCACCTACTCCCCTCAATATTTATTAACAGCTAAAGTGATTGAAGATGGTGAGGCCGCTGTGATTTTGAAAGATCAACTAGAAAAGGAACTATTTAAAGACAGCACTTTAGCATTAGAATTTATGAAATGGATGAGTGATCATTTCCGAAAAACACAGACCAAATTTCGCGATTTAGTGCTACACGGAAAAAAAGGGGCGCTATTCTCAACGCTAATCCGAATGACCAATAGTTATGGTGTGGAAACGAAAAAGGGAATTCTAATTGATTTACCACTAACCAATCAGGAGCTAGGAAATTTCTGTGGGACCTCCAGGGAAAGTGTGAACCGGATTTTGAATGAATTAAAACACGACGGCATTATCTCTATGAAAAAAGGAAAAATTACCATTCATGATCTTCAATTTTTAAAAGACGAAATTGGTTGTGAAAATTGCCCTGCTATTTATTGTAGTATTGAATAA